One segment of Sphingomonas qomolangmaensis DNA contains the following:
- a CDS encoding response regulator transcription factor, whose product MTTASIALVDDDRNILTSVSIALQAEGFVTRVYSDGEAALKALVDNPPDLAVLDIKMPQMDGLELLRRLREKSAVPVIFLTSKDDELDEALGLAMGADDYIAKPFSQRLLIARIRAILRRTEVAVPGEHGEAAPPPQPVIERGRLAMDPARHRVTWAGANVTLTVTEFLILETLAQRPGIVKTRNQLMDAAYHDDIYVDDRTIDSHIKRVRRKFRQVDPEFDAIETLYGAGYRFSDD is encoded by the coding sequence ATGACCACCGCATCGATCGCGCTCGTCGACGACGATCGCAACATCCTCACCTCGGTCTCGATCGCGCTGCAGGCCGAGGGGTTCGTCACCCGCGTCTATTCGGACGGCGAGGCGGCGCTGAAGGCGCTGGTCGACAATCCCCCCGACCTGGCCGTGCTCGACATCAAGATGCCGCAGATGGACGGGCTCGAACTGCTGCGGCGGCTGCGCGAGAAGTCGGCGGTGCCGGTGATCTTCCTGACGAGCAAGGATGACGAGCTCGACGAGGCACTCGGCCTGGCGATGGGCGCCGACGATTATATCGCCAAGCCGTTCAGCCAGCGGCTGTTGATCGCGCGGATCCGTGCGATCCTGCGCCGCACCGAAGTCGCGGTGCCCGGCGAACATGGCGAAGCCGCGCCGCCGCCGCAGCCGGTGATCGAGCGCGGGCGGCTGGCGATGGACCCAGCGCGCCACCGCGTGACCTGGGCGGGCGCCAACGTCACGCTGACGGTGACCGAGTTCCTCATCCTCGAGACGCTGGCGCAGCGGCCCGGCATCGTGAAGACGCGCAACCAGCTGATGGATGCCGCCTATCACGACGACATCTATGTCGACGACCGGACGATCGACAGCCACATCAAGCGCGTGCGGCGCAAATTCCGACAGGTCGATCCCGAATTCGACGCGATCGAGACATTGTACGGAGCGGGCTATCGCTTTTCCGACGACTGA
- a CDS encoding NfeD family protein, translated as MDWDNPGLWWIAAGALLAGVELLVPGVFLVFVAIAAAITGAFVLLFPDLPLAGQLASLAAWSAVTIAIGRRWYRDYSPDSADPLLNDVGARMLGATVTVVSSGADGSGRVRVADGEWPSRGPVLPVGAIARVVGVQNTTLIIEPIVLE; from the coding sequence ATGGACTGGGACAATCCGGGGCTGTGGTGGATCGCCGCCGGGGCGCTGCTGGCGGGGGTCGAGCTGCTGGTGCCCGGGGTGTTCCTGGTCTTCGTCGCGATCGCCGCGGCGATCACCGGGGCCTTCGTGCTGCTATTTCCCGACCTGCCGCTGGCTGGCCAATTGGCGAGCCTTGCCGCGTGGAGCGCGGTGACGATCGCGATCGGGCGGCGCTGGTATCGCGACTATTCACCCGACAGCGCCGATCCTTTGCTCAACGATGTCGGCGCGCGGATGCTCGGCGCGACGGTGACCGTCGTGTCGTCGGGTGCCGATGGCAGCGGACGGGTGCGCGTCGCCGATGGCGAATGGCCCTCGCGCGGCCCGGTGCTGCCGGTGGGCGCGATCGCACGCGTCGTCGGCGTCCAGAATACCACCCTCATCATCGAACCGATCGTCCTGGAGTGA
- a CDS encoding DUF885 domain-containing protein: MNLDRRQLLLATGASAALTALPLRAAQASADVRAQALMDAIAEEYLLRSPESATGLGIDTGARAGLKARSSDRSSAGRLHSAAWTKSALDRLRAVDTAALSPGIRTDIEVATTAYATAIDGFAFPYGAVAVGGWRNGPYVVAQNMGAYLDVPKFLDATHKVATKADADAYLSRLAAFADNLDGETERLRDARGRGVIASDVLMDKTLASIKMTREGPAKDWLIVESLARRTKTIPGDWGARAEKIATADVAPALDRQIAELELHRKAANADAGVWKFKDGPDYYAWTLRAATTTRMTPEEVHAMGQEELKSLQGEMDGILKTLGYTNGSVGERMTGLGKDPRFQFAAGDAGRAEIMAMIQATIADVRTRLPRAFGAPVKGIVEVKRIAIAEQEGAPLAYGGAGTIDGSVPGRFWINLKDPALHTKYSLPTLTFHESIPGHVWQGEYAQKLPLLRSLMGFSAMGEGWALYAEQLGNELGVYDDDPVGRLGYLQSIAFRACRLVVDTGLHTKRWTRDYAIDWFARTNGSSVGEVTSEVDRYCAWPGQACGYKIGHSEINRLRTKAQADLGTRYDFKAFNDAVVGGGGVPLTVLAGNIDRWMVTRRG, encoded by the coding sequence ATGAATCTCGACCGCCGCCAATTATTGCTCGCGACCGGCGCGAGCGCCGCGCTCACCGCCTTGCCGCTGCGCGCCGCGCAAGCCAGCGCGGACGTACGCGCACAGGCGCTGATGGACGCGATCGCCGAGGAATATCTGCTGCGCTCGCCCGAGAGCGCGACGGGGCTTGGCATCGACACCGGCGCGCGCGCGGGGCTCAAGGCACGCTCGTCGGATCGATCGAGCGCGGGGAGGCTGCATAGCGCGGCGTGGACGAAGAGCGCGCTCGACCGTCTGCGCGCGGTCGATACCGCGGCGCTGTCGCCGGGGATCCGGACCGATATCGAGGTGGCGACCACCGCCTATGCGACCGCGATCGACGGCTTCGCCTTTCCTTACGGCGCGGTGGCGGTCGGCGGGTGGCGCAACGGACCCTATGTCGTTGCGCAAAATATGGGCGCGTATCTCGACGTGCCCAAGTTCCTCGACGCGACGCACAAGGTCGCGACCAAGGCCGATGCCGACGCCTATCTGTCGCGGCTGGCGGCGTTCGCCGACAATCTGGATGGCGAGACCGAGCGGCTGCGCGATGCGCGGGGCCGCGGGGTGATCGCGTCGGACGTGCTGATGGACAAGACGCTGGCTTCGATCAAGATGACGCGCGAGGGGCCGGCGAAGGACTGGCTGATCGTCGAGTCGCTCGCACGGCGCACCAAGACGATCCCCGGCGACTGGGGGGCGCGCGCCGAGAAGATCGCAACCGCCGACGTCGCGCCTGCGCTCGATCGCCAGATCGCCGAGCTCGAGCTGCATCGCAAGGCGGCCAATGCCGATGCCGGGGTATGGAAGTTCAAGGACGGCCCCGATTATTACGCCTGGACGCTGCGCGCGGCGACCACGACGCGGATGACCCCGGAAGAAGTTCACGCGATGGGCCAGGAGGAGCTCAAAAGTCTGCAGGGCGAGATGGACGGCATCCTCAAAACGCTTGGCTATACCAACGGCAGCGTCGGCGAGCGGATGACGGGGCTAGGCAAGGACCCGCGCTTCCAGTTCGCCGCGGGGGACGCAGGACGCGCGGAAATCATGGCGATGATCCAGGCGACGATCGCCGATGTCCGCACCCGCCTGCCCCGCGCGTTCGGCGCGCCGGTGAAGGGGATCGTCGAGGTCAAAAGGATCGCGATCGCCGAGCAGGAAGGCGCGCCGCTCGCTTATGGCGGCGCGGGGACGATCGACGGATCGGTGCCGGGGCGTTTCTGGATCAACCTGAAAGACCCCGCGCTCCACACCAAATACAGCCTGCCGACGCTGACCTTCCACGAATCGATCCCCGGCCATGTGTGGCAGGGCGAATATGCGCAGAAGCTGCCGCTGCTGCGCTCGCTGATGGGGTTCAGCGCGATGGGCGAAGGCTGGGCGCTGTATGCCGAGCAACTGGGCAACGAATTGGGGGTGTATGACGACGATCCCGTCGGGCGGCTGGGCTATCTGCAATCGATCGCGTTCCGCGCGTGCCGGCTGGTGGTCGATACCGGGCTGCATACCAAGCGCTGGACACGCGACTATGCGATCGACTGGTTCGCACGGACCAACGGATCGTCGGTGGGCGAAGTGACCAGCGAGGTCGATCGCTATTGCGCGTGGCCGGGCCAGGCCTGCGGCTACAAGATCGGGCATAGCGAGATCAACCGGCTGCGGACCAAGGCGCAGGCCGATCTGGGTACGCGCTATGACTTCAAGGCGTTCAACGATGCGGTGGTCGGCGGCGGCGGGGTGCCGCTGACGGTGCTGGCGGGGAATATCGACCGGTGGATGGTGACGCGGCGGGGGTGA
- the guaB gene encoding IMP dehydrogenase yields the protein MDIPLGLTFDDVLLYPGASDVVPSQADARTRVSRELSLNIPILSSAMDTVTESDMAIVMAQLGGIGVLHRNLSVAEQVAAVRQVKRFESGMVVNPITIHPQAPLAEARALMQRHKISGIPVVEASGKLVGILTNRDVRFAENPAQPVAELMTRDNLATVSTAVSQEEARRLLHHRRIEKLLVVDDAYRCVGLITVKDIEKAVLYPDATKDRTGRLCVAAATTVGDKGFDRTEQLVDAEVDLIVIDTAHGHNRDVARAVERVKKLSNSVQVVAGNVATAEATRALIDAGADGIKVGIGPGSICTTRVVAGVGVPQLTAVMESAREAAKSGVPVIADGGIRTSGDIAKALAAGASTVMVGSLLAGTEEAPGETFLYQGRAYKSYRGMGSVGAMARGSADRYFQQDIKDQLKLVPEGIEGQVPYKGPARDVIHQLVGGVKAAMGYTGAATLEELREKARFVRITGAGLRESHVHDVTITREAPNYPTR from the coding sequence ATGGACATTCCCCTCGGCCTCACCTTCGACGACGTCCTGCTGTACCCGGGGGCGTCGGACGTGGTGCCGAGCCAGGCCGATGCCCGCACCCGCGTTTCGCGCGAACTCAGCCTCAACATCCCGATCCTGTCGTCGGCGATGGATACCGTCACCGAATCGGACATGGCGATCGTCATGGCGCAGCTTGGCGGCATCGGCGTGCTCCACCGCAATCTGTCGGTCGCCGAACAGGTCGCGGCGGTGCGCCAGGTCAAGCGCTTCGAGAGCGGCATGGTCGTCAACCCGATCACCATCCACCCGCAGGCCCCACTCGCCGAAGCGCGCGCGCTGATGCAGCGCCACAAGATCAGCGGCATCCCGGTGGTCGAGGCCTCGGGCAAGCTCGTCGGCATCCTCACCAACCGCGACGTCCGCTTCGCCGAGAACCCCGCGCAGCCCGTCGCCGAGCTGATGACGCGCGACAACCTCGCCACCGTCTCGACCGCGGTGTCGCAGGAGGAAGCGCGCCGGCTGCTCCATCATCGCCGGATCGAGAAACTGCTGGTGGTCGACGACGCCTATCGCTGCGTCGGCCTCATCACCGTCAAGGACATCGAAAAGGCGGTGCTCTACCCCGACGCCACCAAGGACCGCACCGGCCGCCTGTGCGTCGCCGCCGCGACCACCGTCGGCGACAAGGGCTTCGACCGCACCGAACAGCTCGTCGATGCCGAGGTCGACCTGATCGTCATCGACACCGCGCATGGCCATAACCGCGACGTCGCGCGCGCGGTCGAGCGCGTCAAGAAGCTCTCGAACTCGGTCCAGGTCGTCGCGGGCAACGTCGCCACCGCCGAAGCCACCCGCGCGCTCATCGACGCCGGCGCCGACGGGATCAAGGTCGGCATCGGCCCCGGATCGATCTGCACCACCCGCGTCGTCGCCGGCGTCGGCGTGCCACAGCTCACCGCGGTCATGGAAAGCGCGCGCGAGGCGGCCAAGTCGGGCGTTCCCGTCATCGCCGATGGCGGCATCCGCACCTCGGGCGACATCGCCAAGGCGCTCGCCGCCGGCGCATCGACCGTCATGGTCGGCTCGCTGCTCGCGGGCACCGAGGAAGCCCCCGGCGAAACCTTCCTCTACCAGGGCCGCGCCTATAAATCCTATCGCGGCATGGGCAGCGTCGGCGCGATGGCGCGCGGCTCGGCCGACCGCTATTTCCAGCAGGACATCAAGGATCAGCTGAAGCTCGTCCCCGAGGGGATCGAGGGCCAGGTGCCCTACAAGGGCCCCGCGCGCGACGTGATCCACCAGCTGGTCGGCGGGGTGAAGGCGGCGATGGGCTATACCGGCGCCGCGACGCTCGAGGAGCTGCGCGAAAAGGCGCGTTTCGTGCGGATCACCGGCGCGGGCCTGCGCGAAAGCCATGTTCACGACGTCACGATCACCCGCGAGGCCCCGAACTACCCGACGCGGTAA
- a CDS encoding DUF389 domain-containing protein, with product MTTEAADPHPLLHWWRNHVITSVDHRSVVEKVEDEEAFDGRYAFMILMSAGIAVLGLLLSSPAVIIGAMLISPLMGPIIGLGFGVALFDAVEIRRALVAMVLGTIMAILFCAAIVSMSPLQTVTSELAARTRPNLFDLLVALFSGLAGAYAMIRGREGAIVGVAIATALMPPLATVGFGLATANWTVFFGALLLFFTNFMVIALSAAIMARLYGFGPRLSPRQTLFQTAAMLAVFAALAVPLGLTLRQIAWETNASRQARDIVSQQFGDNARVSQLEIDYTAEPVRVDATVLTPSFVAQAERSVKAKLEATLGRPVGLTIEQFRVGVGDAEATQLARAQASERATREARAVTQIGEQLSLVAGVPTDRVLVDRDHRRAVVTATPLPGAGLEVYRALEARVAGAAEGWTVELVPPPAVPGGVSFGEDAPDAEGSRAIATAIWAARRLQLPIGVSGAQADMVVAALTEAGVAAEQVGSGNGAVTMRWLAPRVEPAG from the coding sequence ATGACCACCGAAGCCGCCGACCCGCATCCGCTCCTCCATTGGTGGCGCAACCACGTCATCACCAGCGTCGATCACCGATCGGTGGTGGAGAAGGTGGAGGACGAGGAGGCGTTCGACGGGCGCTATGCCTTCATGATCCTGATGTCGGCGGGGATCGCGGTGCTGGGGCTGTTGCTGTCCTCGCCCGCGGTGATCATCGGCGCGATGCTGATCTCGCCGCTGATGGGGCCGATCATCGGGCTGGGCTTCGGCGTCGCGCTGTTCGACGCGGTCGAGATCCGGCGCGCGCTGGTCGCGATGGTGCTGGGCACGATCATGGCGATCCTGTTCTGCGCGGCGATCGTGTCGATGTCGCCGCTGCAGACGGTTACCAGCGAGCTGGCCGCGCGCACCCGGCCCAATTTGTTCGACCTGCTGGTGGCGCTGTTTTCGGGGCTGGCGGGGGCCTATGCGATGATCCGCGGGCGCGAGGGCGCGATCGTCGGGGTGGCGATCGCCACCGCGCTGATGCCGCCGCTGGCGACCGTCGGCTTTGGCCTCGCGACCGCGAACTGGACGGTGTTCTTCGGCGCGCTGCTGCTGTTCTTCACCAACTTCATGGTGATCGCGCTGTCGGCGGCGATCATGGCGCGGCTATACGGCTTCGGCCCCAGGCTGTCGCCGCGGCAGACATTGTTCCAGACCGCGGCGATGCTGGCGGTGTTCGCGGCGCTGGCGGTGCCGCTGGGGCTGACGCTGCGCCAGATCGCGTGGGAGACCAATGCCTCGCGCCAGGCGCGCGACATCGTGTCGCAGCAATTCGGCGACAATGCGCGGGTGAGCCAGCTCGAGATCGACTATACCGCCGAGCCGGTGCGCGTCGATGCGACGGTGCTGACGCCGAGCTTCGTCGCGCAGGCCGAGCGAAGCGTGAAGGCGAAGCTCGAGGCGACGCTGGGGCGGCCGGTGGGGCTGACGATCGAGCAGTTCCGCGTCGGGGTGGGCGATGCCGAGGCGACGCAGCTGGCGCGCGCGCAGGCGAGCGAGCGCGCCACCCGCGAGGCGCGCGCGGTGACGCAGATCGGCGAGCAATTGTCGCTGGTGGCGGGGGTGCCGACCGACCGGGTGCTGGTCGACCGCGACCATCGCCGCGCGGTGGTGACCGCGACGCCGCTGCCGGGCGCGGGGCTCGAAGTGTATCGCGCGCTCGAGGCGCGGGTGGCGGGGGCGGCGGAGGGCTGGACGGTCGAGCTGGTGCCGCCGCCCGCGGTGCCGGGGGGCGTCAGCTTCGGTGAGGACGCGCCCGATGCCGAGGGTAGCCGCGCGATCGCCACCGCGATCTGGGCGGCGCGGCGGCTGCAGCTGCCGATCGGGGTATCGGGGGCGCAGGCCGATATGGTGGTGGCGGCGCTGACCGAGGCGGGGGTGGCCGCCGAGCAGGTGGGATCGGGCAATGGCGCGGTGACGATGCGCTGGCTCGCGCCGCGGGTCGAGCCGGCGGGGTGA
- a CDS encoding SPFH domain-containing protein, with protein MDVIAGLLTVIVALVLAYLFASIKIVRQGYNYTIEHFGRFTTVARPGFNLYPAFFYRVGRKVNMMEQVIDIPGQEIITRDNAMISTDGVVFFQVLDAPKAAYEVSDLYMALMQLTTTNLRTVMGSMDLDETLSKRDEINARLLSVVDQATTPWGVKITRVEIKDIRPPADIVNAMGRQMKAEREKRANILEAEGTRASEILRAEGQKQARILEAEGRKESAFRDAEARERAAEAEAKATELVSIAIEQGSPQSLNYFIAQKYVEAIGKFATSPNAKTILFPVEATQLMGTLGGIGELAKEIVGGASSPPAPPPRPRIEAAED; from the coding sequence ATGGATGTGATTGCAGGGCTGTTGACGGTGATCGTCGCACTGGTGCTGGCGTATCTGTTCGCGAGCATCAAGATCGTCCGCCAGGGCTATAACTATACGATCGAGCATTTCGGGCGCTTCACCACCGTCGCGCGGCCGGGGTTCAACCTGTATCCCGCCTTCTTCTATCGCGTCGGCCGCAAGGTGAACATGATGGAGCAGGTGATCGACATTCCGGGGCAGGAAATCATCACCCGCGACAATGCGATGATCTCGACCGACGGGGTGGTGTTCTTCCAGGTGCTCGACGCGCCCAAGGCGGCGTATGAGGTGTCGGACCTGTACATGGCGCTGATGCAGCTGACGACGACGAACCTGCGCACCGTGATGGGATCGATGGACCTCGACGAGACGCTTTCGAAGCGCGACGAGATCAACGCGCGGCTGTTGAGCGTGGTCGACCAGGCGACGACGCCGTGGGGGGTGAAGATCACCCGCGTCGAGATCAAGGACATCCGCCCGCCCGCCGACATCGTCAACGCGATGGGCCGCCAGATGAAGGCCGAGCGCGAGAAGCGCGCCAACATCCTCGAGGCCGAAGGCACGCGCGCGAGCGAAATCCTGCGCGCCGAGGGACAGAAACAGGCACGCATCCTCGAGGCCGAGGGGCGCAAGGAATCGGCGTTCCGCGATGCCGAAGCGCGCGAGCGCGCCGCCGAGGCCGAGGCCAAGGCGACCGAATTGGTCTCGATCGCCATCGAACAGGGCAGCCCGCAATCGCTCAACTATTTCATCGCGCAGAAATATGTCGAGGCGATCGGCAAGTTCGCGACCAGCCCCAATGCCAAGACGATCCTGTTCCCGGTCGAGGCGACGCAATTGATGGGGACGCTGGGCGGGATCGGCGAGCTGGCGAAGGAGATCGTCGGCGGTGCGTCGTCGCCCCCTGCCCCGCCGCCGCGCCCGCGGATCGAAGCGGCGGAAGACTGA
- a CDS encoding mechanosensitive ion channel family protein, whose protein sequence is MPAFDIAAWNIPEPLPTLAITALAVVAALVLHAIGFRLLRRFTSRTPSSSDDVFAEEAHRPSRWLAVAIALAFVRRFVDLSPTSDALWNQLAGLIVPGILGWLAIAMVRAVGRTVELNADISVADNLRARRRRTRSAILGRIVIFLIGFITICLMLLSIPSIRNVGVTLMASAGIAGLAVGAAAQPALKNLIAGIQMAFTEPIRIDDVVIVDGEWGRVEEIRLTYVVIAIWDERRLVVPVSKFLEESFQNWTRNTSKLLGSVFLWLDPATDIPRLRAKAEQVIAANPRWDGRAQGLQVTDSKPDAIEVRILATAKDAGTTFDLRCDIREALLAFVRDEMPEALPRTRALVEPISPRPER, encoded by the coding sequence ATGCCCGCATTCGACATCGCCGCCTGGAATATCCCCGAGCCGCTGCCCACGCTCGCGATCACTGCGCTCGCGGTCGTTGCGGCGTTGGTGCTCCACGCCATCGGCTTTCGCCTGCTGCGCCGCTTCACCTCGCGCACCCCGTCCTCGTCCGACGACGTGTTCGCCGAGGAGGCGCATCGCCCCTCGCGCTGGCTGGCCGTGGCGATCGCGCTGGCATTCGTCCGCCGCTTCGTCGATCTATCCCCCACCAGCGATGCACTGTGGAACCAGCTCGCGGGCCTCATCGTCCCCGGCATCCTCGGCTGGCTCGCGATCGCGATGGTCCGCGCGGTCGGCCGCACCGTCGAGCTCAACGCTGACATCAGCGTCGCCGACAATCTCCGCGCGCGCCGCCGCCGCACCCGCAGCGCGATCCTCGGGCGGATCGTCATCTTCCTCATCGGCTTCATCACCATCTGCCTGATGCTGCTGAGCATCCCGAGCATCCGCAACGTCGGGGTCACACTGATGGCGTCGGCGGGCATCGCCGGCCTCGCGGTCGGTGCCGCGGCGCAGCCCGCGCTCAAGAACCTCATCGCAGGCATCCAGATGGCCTTCACCGAACCGATCCGGATCGACGACGTCGTGATCGTCGACGGCGAATGGGGCAGGGTCGAGGAAATCCGCCTCACCTATGTCGTCATCGCGATCTGGGACGAGCGGCGGCTAGTGGTGCCCGTCTCGAAATTCCTCGAGGAATCGTTCCAGAACTGGACGCGCAACACCTCGAAGCTCCTGGGATCGGTATTCCTCTGGCTCGACCCCGCCACCGACATCCCCCGCCTGCGCGCCAAGGCCGAGCAAGTCATCGCTGCCAACCCGCGCTGGGACGGCCGCGCGCAGGGGCTGCAGGTAACCGACAGCAAGCCCGACGCGATCGAAGTCCGCATCCTCGCCACCGCCAAGGACGCCGGCACCACCTTCGACCTGCGCTGCGACATCCGCGAGGCGCTGCTGGCGTTCGTCCGCGACGAAATGCCCGAAGCGCTGCCGAGAACGCGCGCGCTGGTCGAGCCGATTTCGCCCCGCCCGGAACGGTGA
- a CDS encoding phosphoenolpyruvate carboxykinase, producing the protein MINEPIARHDLAAQGIATDAAQHWNLGNAALVEQALRRGEGHLSDHGALVVETGRHTGRSAQDKFTVRDAATTDSIWWGPSNKPMEPDAFARLKADFLDHLAGQETLFVQDLFGGSQPEYRVNVRVINTLAWHNLFIRTMLVRPEAHELADFVPGYTIIDLPDFRADPPRHGCRSETVIAVNITDRLILIGGTRYAGEMKKSVFGLLNYLLPEQGVMPMHCSANIGPKGDTAVFFGLSGTGKTTLSADASRTLIGDDEHGWSDTHVFNFEGGCYAKTIRLSAQAEPEIYATTQRFGTVLENVVMDPDTRILDLDDATLAENSRAAYPIDFIPNASADNMGPVPRNIVMLTADAFGVLPPIARLTPDQAMYHFLSGYTAKVAGTEMGVTEPEATFSTCFGAPFMPRHPSVYGNLLKERIARGQVDCWLVNTGWTGGKYGVGSRMPIKATRALLNAALDGSLNDGDFRTDPNFGFAVPVSVPGVDPAILDPRDTWADKAAYDETAAKLVDLFVENFAPFEAHVDEGVRASAPKAVVPA; encoded by the coding sequence ATGATAAATGAGCCGATCGCGCGCCACGATCTGGCGGCGCAGGGTATCGCTACCGACGCCGCACAGCATTGGAACCTTGGCAACGCTGCCTTGGTCGAACAGGCACTACGCCGCGGCGAGGGGCATTTGTCTGACCATGGCGCGCTGGTCGTCGAAACCGGTCGCCACACCGGGCGCTCGGCGCAGGACAAGTTCACCGTCCGCGATGCCGCCACCACCGACAGCATCTGGTGGGGCCCGAGCAACAAGCCGATGGAGCCCGATGCCTTCGCCCGGCTCAAGGCCGATTTCCTCGACCATCTGGCCGGCCAGGAAACGCTGTTCGTCCAGGATCTGTTCGGCGGATCGCAGCCCGAATATCGCGTGAACGTCCGCGTCATCAACACGCTGGCGTGGCACAACCTGTTCATCCGCACGATGCTGGTGCGGCCCGAAGCGCACGAACTCGCCGATTTCGTTCCGGGCTATACGATCATCGATCTTCCCGATTTCCGCGCCGATCCGCCGCGCCACGGTTGCCGCAGCGAGACCGTGATCGCGGTCAACATCACCGACCGGCTGATCCTGATCGGCGGCACGCGCTATGCCGGCGAGATGAAAAAGTCGGTGTTCGGGCTGCTCAACTATCTGCTCCCCGAACAGGGCGTGATGCCGATGCATTGCTCGGCCAATATCGGCCCCAAGGGCGACACCGCGGTATTTTTCGGGCTGTCGGGCACCGGCAAGACGACCTTGAGCGCCGATGCCAGCCGCACGCTGATCGGCGACGACGAACATGGCTGGTCGGATACGCATGTCTTCAATTTCGAAGGCGGCTGCTACGCCAAGACGATCCGCCTGTCGGCGCAGGCCGAGCCCGAGATCTACGCCACGACGCAGCGCTTCGGCACCGTGCTCGAAAACGTCGTGATGGACCCCGACACGCGGATCCTCGACCTCGACGACGCGACGCTCGCCGAGAACAGCCGCGCCGCCTATCCGATCGACTTCATCCCCAATGCCAGCGCCGACAATATGGGGCCGGTGCCGCGCAACATCGTGATGCTCACCGCCGATGCCTTTGGCGTGCTGCCGCCGATCGCCAGGCTAACCCCCGACCAGGCGATGTACCACTTCCTGTCGGGCTACACCGCCAAGGTCGCGGGCACCGAAATGGGCGTCACCGAGCCCGAGGCGACCTTCTCGACCTGCTTCGGCGCCCCCTTCATGCCGCGCCATCCTTCGGTCTACGGCAATCTGCTCAAGGAGCGGATCGCGCGCGGCCAGGTCGATTGCTGGCTGGTCAACACCGGCTGGACCGGCGGCAAATATGGCGTCGGCAGCCGCATGCCGATCAAGGCGACGCGCGCGCTGCTCAACGCCGCGCTCGACGGTAGCCTGAATGACGGCGACTTCCGCACCGACCCCAATTTCGGTTTCGCGGTTCCGGTATCGGTCCCCGGCGTCGACCCGGCGATCCTCGACCCGCGCGACACCTGGGCCGACAAGGCCGCCTATGACGAAACCGCCGCCAAGCTCGTCGACCTGTTCGTCGAGAACTTCGCGCCCTTCGAAGCCCATGTCGACGAAGGCGTCCGCGCCAGCGCGCCAAAGGCGGTGGTCCCGGCCTAA